In Miniphocaeibacter halophilus, the following proteins share a genomic window:
- a CDS encoding sensor histidine kinase, which translates to MKINRLFESIRDNLLWITIIVITNLFFIFLGWISYPENFVELVYVMILFSIIVMGIVFVVILMNKKKVEEYYFQMLLNPSEENERKLLNLSPKSEWHRIIELGSRLREYRDKVEKSKEDLEGFKEFMEKWVHEIKTPISLMTFVLDNRRDEISQEVYKKLNYARISIDDNVERIMYYGRLGGDHRDYRFERIDLKTTIGDILKGLNELIEVKGINIRLNLNCEYIFSDEKNLRFIIHQIIINSIKYLNKENENLIEISSGEFEEGYYLKIEDNGQGVLESDIPFIFDKGFTGYDLNQKKSTGIGLYLVKRICDEMNIGLEWSSEKDRGFSIGLYFPKIDK; encoded by the coding sequence ATGAAGATAAATAGGTTGTTTGAATCTATAAGGGATAATTTACTATGGATAACTATAATAGTCATAACAAATCTTTTTTTTATATTCCTTGGCTGGATATCCTATCCGGAAAATTTTGTTGAATTGGTCTATGTAATGATATTATTTTCAATAATAGTAATGGGAATAGTATTTGTTGTTATATTAATGAATAAGAAGAAGGTTGAAGAATATTATTTTCAAATGTTGTTGAATCCGTCAGAAGAAAATGAAAGAAAGTTGTTGAATCTTTCTCCTAAAAGTGAATGGCATAGGATAATAGAATTAGGAAGTAGATTGAGGGAATATAGGGATAAGGTAGAAAAATCTAAAGAAGATTTAGAGGGTTTTAAGGAATTTATGGAGAAATGGGTTCATGAAATAAAAACTCCTATATCTTTAATGACTTTTGTATTGGATAATAGAAGAGATGAAATCTCCCAAGAGGTTTATAAAAAACTTAATTATGCAAGAATTTCAATAGATGATAATGTGGAACGGATTATGTACTATGGAAGGCTTGGAGGAGATCACAGGGATTATAGATTTGAAAGAATTGATTTAAAAACAACTATTGGGGATATTCTAAAGGGATTAAATGAACTTATAGAGGTTAAAGGAATAAATATTCGGTTGAATTTAAATTGTGAGTATATATTTAGCGACGAGAAAAATCTAAGGTTTATAATTCATCAAATTATAATCAATTCTATAAAATACTTGAATAAGGAAAATGAAAATCTCATAGAAATCTCATCTGGAGAATTTGAAGAAGGTTATTATCTTAAGATAGAAGATAATGGTCAAGGGGTGTTAGAATCAGATATTCCCTTCATATTTGATAAAGGTTTTACAGGTTATGACTTAAATCAAAAGAAGTCTACAGGAATAGGACTTTATCTTGTAAAGAGGATTTGTGATGAAATGAATATAGGTTTGGAGTGGAGTTCAGAAAAGGACAGGGGATTTAGTATAGGATTATACTTTCCCAAAATTGATAAGTAA
- a CDS encoding response regulator transcription factor, which translates to MNRIVIVEDDIFLRDEIENILIKRGYSVKSISSFHNIVEDIESEYPDLVILDINLPGISGFEICRKLKAKGIGPILILTSRDSLEDELQGLDLGGDDYLIKPCHPDRLIARANNLIELYSNMKRVLKLEDLKIEEDTNTLHYKDNSINLTENESIILKELIKISPSVLTKEELYKILWGGSKYVDENIIQVNITRLRRTLEKVGLKDIIINIRGIGYKLELENKYEDK; encoded by the coding sequence ATGAACAGGATTGTTATAGTTGAAGATGATATTTTTCTACGGGATGAAATTGAGAATATTTTAATAAAACGGGGATACTCAGTAAAGAGTATCTCTTCTTTTCATAATATAGTCGAAGATATTGAAAGTGAATATCCGGACTTGGTAATATTGGATATAAATCTTCCGGGAATATCCGGTTTTGAAATTTGTAGAAAATTAAAGGCCAAAGGAATAGGGCCTATTCTAATTTTAACTTCAAGGGATTCCTTAGAGGATGAGTTACAAGGCTTGGATTTAGGAGGGGATGATTATTTAATAAAACCATGTCATCCAGACAGGTTGATTGCAAGGGCGAATAACTTGATTGAATTATATTCTAATATGAAGAGAGTATTGAAATTGGAGGATTTGAAGATAGAAGAAGATACAAATACTTTACACTATAAGGATAATTCCATAAATTTAACGGAAAATGAGAGTATTATTCTAAAGGAGTTAATAAAGATTTCTCCATCAGTTTTAACTAAGGAGGAATTGTACAAAATTCTCTGGGGAGGCTCAAAATATGTTGACGAAAATATAATTCAAGTCAATATAACAAGACTTAGAAGAACTTTGGAGAAAGTTGGGCTAAAAGATATAATTATAAATATTAGAGGTATAGGCTATAAATTGGAGTTGGAGAATAAATATGAAGATAAATAG
- a CDS encoding ABC transporter permease, whose protein sequence is MFSHLIKGNSKRLRRENRIYFSTLIIAIIAFYIILSLGEQNVVKFLRTMETDAIERFLAIISALYLVSLVIMFFLTYFANKHQLDNRKKEFGIYLMMGMKRRRLFSMILLENLRNGLIALIIGIPISILITEMISLASSKLVGMGIVGYSFSISLSGLMFTIIGFIIIQLLALIILSFKIIEMEPYVLINGKKEENQKISSRKSRGLNFIIGIIFLGIAYILGMNFYNPESGSLGGVIISYISILGVFFFGILGVFLFFKGFGGFMGNYIRRKSMNSSGLYIFTGRQLQENVLKEYVSMAISSLLVLISILCFIYGISVISGRETEPKRVVDFTFEVLEEESKSKQEELENIMNAKGIKPYIKDYYPMKISNISFSLLVDGAEQEDFIGEYEHSIDWSNPLELLKKEEDSVAKENLLESLKNNYVDHGISLESYNGLLKSIGQDEILLKEDEIAIFVGPVGINSKEIWENILKDSPTIKIDNREYRLKPKLFTDNVVADRKINLITALILPDKLYNELVHNPDHVPYWNMNIRDEIIEEKGLMQAVMEVDNILKDHNLEYESFLSSIGRSLFFTVAGSYTSLYLGILFLIVANTVLAIKFLMQQENTINRYKIVSYLGASRDILKKSARKQIWVYFLMVIGLAIVNSVFGTITLFGDFFMDSKEMNMDKVIIMAIVTGILFIILEFCYIVIIQRKSDKEVEKAVDNFGRQA, encoded by the coding sequence ATGTTCTCACATTTAATAAAGGGTAATAGCAAAAGGCTAAGAAGGGAAAATAGAATATATTTTTCTACTTTAATTATAGCAATTATAGCCTTTTATATAATTTTATCTCTAGGAGAACAAAATGTGGTTAAATTTTTAAGGACCATGGAAACTGATGCTATTGAAAGGTTTCTTGCTATTATATCCGCCTTATACCTAGTATCCCTAGTAATAATGTTCTTTCTAACGTATTTTGCCAACAAACACCAGTTGGATAATAGGAAGAAGGAATTTGGCATCTATTTGATGATGGGTATGAAGAGGAGAAGATTATTCTCCATGATATTGTTGGAGAATTTAAGAAACGGCCTAATCGCATTGATTATAGGAATTCCCATATCAATTTTGATTACGGAGATGATAAGTCTAGCTAGCTCCAAATTGGTAGGGATGGGAATAGTAGGCTATAGCTTTAGCATATCCCTATCGGGACTTATGTTTACGATTATAGGTTTTATAATAATTCAATTATTGGCCTTGATCATATTGAGCTTTAAAATTATAGAAATGGAGCCCTATGTATTAATAAATGGGAAAAAGGAGGAGAATCAAAAAATATCCTCTAGGAAGAGTAGAGGTCTCAACTTTATTATAGGGATTATATTTCTAGGGATAGCCTACATTCTAGGGATGAATTTTTATAATCCAGAGTCAGGAAGTTTAGGAGGAGTTATTATATCCTATATATCCATTCTAGGTGTATTCTTCTTTGGAATATTGGGAGTGTTTTTGTTCTTCAAGGGATTTGGAGGATTTATGGGAAATTATATTAGGAGAAAATCCATGAATTCCTCGGGGTTATATATTTTTACAGGAAGGCAATTACAGGAGAATGTTCTAAAGGAATATGTTTCTATGGCAATATCATCCTTGTTAGTCCTAATATCAATACTGTGTTTTATATATGGGATATCCGTAATCTCTGGAAGAGAAACAGAACCAAAAAGAGTTGTCGACTTTACCTTTGAAGTATTGGAAGAAGAGAGCAAGTCAAAGCAAGAAGAACTCGAGAATATAATGAATGCAAAGGGGATAAAACCCTATATAAAGGATTATTATCCTATGAAGATAAGCAATATATCCTTTTCGTTACTGGTAGATGGTGCAGAGCAAGAGGATTTTATAGGAGAATACGAGCATAGCATAGATTGGTCTAATCCTTTGGAATTATTAAAAAAAGAGGAGGATTCTGTAGCCAAGGAGAATCTATTGGAATCTCTGAAGAATAATTATGTAGACCATGGAATATCCCTTGAAAGTTACAACGGATTATTGAAATCCATAGGACAGGATGAAATACTTCTTAAAGAAGATGAAATTGCAATTTTTGTAGGTCCGGTTGGAATAAATAGTAAGGAGATTTGGGAAAATATCCTAAAAGATAGTCCTACTATAAAAATAGATAATAGGGAATATAGATTGAAGCCAAAATTATTTACAGATAATGTAGTTGCAGATAGAAAGATAAATCTGATAACGGCACTAATACTTCCCGATAAATTGTACAATGAGTTGGTCCATAATCCGGACCATGTACCTTACTGGAATATGAATATAAGGGATGAAATAATAGAGGAAAAGGGATTGATGCAAGCAGTTATGGAAGTGGATAATATACTTAAAGATCACAATCTTGAATATGAATCCTTTCTTTCAAGCATAGGTCGCAGCTTGTTCTTTACGGTGGCAGGATCCTATACATCCCTATACTTGGGAATACTTTTTTTAATAGTAGCTAATACGGTTCTAGCCATTAAATTTTTAATGCAACAGGAAAATACTATAAATAGATATAAAATCGTATCCTACTTGGGAGCAAGTCGGGATATTTTAAAAAAATCCGCTAGAAAACAGATTTGGGTTTACTTTCTTATGGTTATAGGACTTGCTATAGTGAATTCCGTCTTTGGAACTATAACATTATTTGGAGATTTCTTCATGGATTCCAAGGAGATGAATATGGATAAAGTTATTATTATGGCGATAGTCACCGGAATACTCTTTATTATTTTAGAATTTTGTTATATAGTAATAATTCAAAGAAAAAGTGATAAAGAGGTGGAAAAGGCAGTAGACAATTTTGGGAGGCAGGCATGA
- a CDS encoding ABC transporter ATP-binding protein → MKNLNKLLQIRNLKKVYGSGQNSTHALRGMNLDVIPGEFLGIMGPSGSGKTTLLNCVATMIKPTSGEIILDEMDITKLWGDELSNYRGNKIGYLFQEFELLDNLTSEENIILPLSIHNESRKKMDMKLKRIAEQLDIVDILKKFPSQLSGGQKQRVAASRALITNPAIVLADEPTGSLDSKNGRILMEKLSYINKEEGSSILMVTHDANAASYCSRILFIQDGLVFHELRREIPEESQEKFYERIIDIMGQLGGGSKNVLTFNKG, encoded by the coding sequence ATGAAAAATTTAAATAAATTACTTCAAATAAGGAATTTAAAGAAAGTCTATGGTAGTGGGCAGAATAGCACACATGCTTTACGAGGCATGAATTTAGATGTTATTCCAGGGGAGTTTCTAGGAATTATGGGGCCCAGTGGTTCAGGGAAGACGACTCTCCTCAACTGTGTCGCCACGATGATAAAGCCTACTTCCGGTGAAATTATATTAGATGAGATGGATATTACAAAGCTATGGGGAGATGAGTTGTCTAACTATAGAGGAAATAAAATCGGATACTTGTTTCAAGAATTTGAATTGCTGGATAATTTAACTTCTGAAGAAAATATTATTTTACCTCTATCTATCCACAATGAATCTCGTAAAAAGATGGATATGAAGTTAAAAAGAATAGCTGAACAATTAGATATTGTAGATATTTTAAAGAAATTTCCATCCCAGCTTTCAGGTGGCCAGAAACAAAGGGTAGCAGCATCTAGGGCCTTAATTACAAACCCGGCAATAGTCTTAGCCGATGAGCCTACAGGTTCTTTAGATAGTAAAAACGGTAGGATTTTAATGGAGAAGCTAAGCTATATTAATAAGGAGGAAGGGAGCAGTATTTTAATGGTAACTCATGATGCAAATGCGGCAAGTTACTGTTCAAGGATTTTATTTATACAAGATGGTTTGGTCTTTCATGAATTAAGAAGGGAAATTCCTGAGGAATCTCAGGAAAAATTTTATGAGAGAATTATAGATATAATGGGACAGTTAGGAGGAGGTAGTAAGAATGTTCTCACATTTAATAAAGGGTAA
- a CDS encoding KamA family radical SAM protein — MDYRKHLKSTINDYLNIKDNIKTGIERKEEIEKNKKVILEKLNGREEDWKDYKWQLKNRIDNAEKLKKIFPLTDEEIKEVDKVASVYRFAISPYYLSLIDTKDFKDPIKLQAIPSGKELIGHGDLDPMDEKGTTPVEGITRRYPDRLIVKVTNQCGMYCRFCQRRRLIGETDHHIDRNTLEKDIEYIRNNEEIRDILLTGGDAFMLSDSTIEWLLQELRSIPHVEIIRFGTRTPVTLPQRVTDNLVNILKKYHPIYVNTHFNSPAEITEESKEACEKLANAGIPLGNQMVLLNDVNNDPMVVRKLNQALLTIRVKPYYIFHTKPVKGTEHFWCKVEEGLDIMESLRGRTSGMAIPTYIVNGPGGLGKTPVLPNYLQYIGRDKAYFRNWNGVPFEIENKFDDIE; from the coding sequence ATGGACTATAGAAAACATTTAAAAAGCACAATTAATGATTATTTAAATATTAAGGACAATATTAAAACAGGAATTGAAAGAAAAGAAGAAATAGAAAAAAACAAGAAGGTAATTTTAGAAAAACTCAATGGAAGAGAAGAGGATTGGAAAGATTACAAGTGGCAATTAAAAAATAGAATAGATAATGCAGAAAAATTAAAAAAAATATTTCCATTAACAGATGAAGAAATTAAAGAAGTAGACAAGGTAGCAAGTGTTTATAGATTTGCTATATCGCCTTATTATCTTTCACTTATTGACACTAAAGATTTTAAAGATCCAATAAAATTACAAGCCATACCATCAGGGAAAGAATTAATTGGCCATGGTGATTTAGACCCTATGGATGAAAAAGGAACAACACCGGTAGAAGGAATAACAAGAAGATACCCTGACAGATTAATTGTAAAGGTAACGAATCAATGTGGAATGTATTGTAGATTTTGCCAAAGAAGAAGGTTAATTGGAGAAACTGATCACCATATAGACAGAAACACATTAGAAAAAGATATTGAATATATTAGAAACAATGAAGAAATAAGGGATATATTGTTAACTGGTGGTGACGCTTTTATGTTGTCAGACAGTACAATAGAATGGCTTTTACAAGAGTTGCGTTCTATTCCTCATGTTGAAATTATACGTTTTGGAACAAGAACACCTGTTACTTTACCTCAAAGGGTAACAGATAATTTAGTTAATATTTTGAAAAAATATCATCCAATCTATGTAAACACGCACTTTAATTCACCGGCTGAAATAACAGAAGAATCCAAGGAGGCTTGTGAAAAACTGGCTAATGCAGGAATTCCTTTAGGAAATCAAATGGTTTTATTAAATGATGTAAATAATGACCCGATGGTTGTAAGAAAACTAAACCAGGCACTTTTAACTATTAGGGTAAAACCATATTATATCTTCCATACTAAACCAGTAAAAGGTACAGAACATTTTTGGTGTAAAGTAGAAGAAGGTTTAGATATTATGGAATCCTTAAGAGGAAGAACGTCAGGAATGGCAATTCCTACATATATTGTAAATGGTCCAGGTGGACTAGGAAAAACTCCGGTGTTGCCAAATTATTTACAATATATAGGTAGAGATAAGGCCTATTTTAGAAATTGGAATGGAGTTCCTTTTGAAATAGAAAATAAATTTGATGATATTGAATGA
- the kynU gene encoding kynureninase, which yields MEYNFKDGLDFAKELDEKDDLKEYRNHFYLKEDEIYMDGNSLGLASKEGEKSLLKMLDIWKEEAIKIWNIENGKYHQYSKHIAKKMAPLVGANENEVVITGSTTSNIHQAISTFYKPTKERYKILVDDLNFASDRYAVDSQIRIHGLKVEDAVKVVKSDDGKYINEDKIIEAMTEDVSLILLPTILYRSSQILDMKRLTEEAHKRNIIIGFDLCHAIGAIEIDFSDIKPDFAVWCTYKYLSGGPGSIAGLYINEKHFEKLPGMAGWYGNKLETQFQLKQEFDHQEDASGWQIGTPSLFSMAPLDGVLDIFNEIGMKKIREKSLKLTAYFMYLVDNKLSKYGYKIDNPREDRKRGGHICLTHNKAYQISVALRDLGVIPDFREPNVIRIAPIALYNTFEEVYKVVEILEKIAAEKIYEEYSEIRKTVI from the coding sequence ATGGAATATAATTTTAAAGACGGATTGGATTTTGCCAAAGAATTAGATGAAAAGGATGATTTAAAAGAATATAGAAATCATTTTTATTTAAAGGAAGATGAAATTTACATGGATGGTAATTCCTTAGGTTTAGCTTCAAAAGAAGGGGAAAAGTCCTTACTTAAAATGCTTGATATTTGGAAAGAGGAAGCTATTAAAATTTGGAATATAGAAAATGGAAAATACCATCAATACTCTAAACATATAGCAAAAAAAATGGCTCCTTTAGTTGGGGCTAATGAAAATGAAGTTGTTATTACAGGAAGTACTACTTCCAATATTCATCAGGCAATAAGTACCTTTTATAAACCTACAAAGGAAAGATATAAAATATTAGTCGATGATTTAAATTTTGCCTCAGATAGATATGCAGTAGATAGTCAAATTAGAATTCACGGTTTAAAAGTGGAAGATGCTGTAAAAGTTGTAAAATCCGATGATGGAAAATATATTAACGAAGATAAGATTATAGAAGCAATGACAGAAGATGTTTCCTTAATACTATTACCAACTATTCTGTACAGATCATCACAAATATTGGATATGAAAAGATTAACAGAGGAGGCACATAAGCGTAATATCATTATAGGCTTTGACCTGTGTCATGCTATAGGAGCAATCGAAATAGACTTTTCAGACATAAAGCCGGATTTTGCAGTATGGTGTACCTATAAGTATTTATCAGGTGGACCAGGTTCTATTGCAGGCTTATATATAAACGAAAAACATTTTGAAAAACTACCGGGAATGGCCGGTTGGTATGGAAATAAGTTGGAAACACAATTTCAATTAAAACAAGAATTCGATCATCAAGAAGATGCTAGTGGATGGCAAATAGGTACCCCTTCTTTATTTTCTATGGCACCCTTAGATGGAGTACTAGATATTTTTAATGAAATAGGAATGAAAAAAATCAGGGAAAAATCTTTAAAGCTAACGGCTTATTTTATGTATTTAGTAGATAATAAATTAAGCAAATATGGATATAAAATCGACAACCCTCGAGAAGACAGAAAAAGAGGTGGACATATTTGCCTAACTCATAATAAGGCCTATCAAATAAGTGTTGCCTTAAGGGATTTAGGGGTAATTCCGGATTTTAGAGAACCAAATGTAATAAGAATAGCCCCTATTGCCTTATATAATACCTTCGAAGAGGTTTATAAGGTAGTAGAAATATTAGAAAAAATTGCTGCTGAAAAAATATATGAAGAGTACAGCGAAATTAGAAAAACAGTAATATAA
- a CDS encoding Lrp/AsnC family transcriptional regulator: MNLDITDIKILKLLEKNSRLPIRQISKEVNMSEPSVKQRIEKLEDNNIIKEYTINIDFKKLGFSLPFFIALKDLKIHYDDFSKNLEKYSNISKIYSLTGKYNYFLKGYCKNLEELEEILLELKKHGEAETYLILDEIKNNNLL; encoded by the coding sequence ATGAATTTAGATATTACAGATATAAAAATATTAAAATTATTGGAAAAAAATAGTCGTTTACCTATTAGGCAAATTTCTAAAGAAGTAAATATGTCAGAACCTTCAGTAAAACAAAGAATTGAAAAATTAGAAGATAATAATATTATTAAGGAATATACCATTAATATTGATTTTAAAAAATTAGGTTTTTCCCTGCCCTTTTTCATTGCCTTAAAGGATTTGAAAATTCATTATGATGATTTTTCAAAAAATCTAGAAAAATATTCCAATATTAGCAAAATATATTCCTTAACCGGTAAATATAACTACTTTTTAAAAGGATATTGCAAAAACCTTGAAGAACTTGAAGAAATTCTACTTGAATTAAAAAAACATGGTGAAGCTGAAACCTATTTAATTTTAGATGAAATAAAAAATAATAATCTATTATAA
- the abc-f gene encoding ribosomal protection-like ABC-F family protein encodes MIEISLNNIEKNFGIKNVLKDLDLQINKGEKIGVVGENGSGKTTIFKIISGYEFIDKGTVFISKNSRVGYLEQVPNYSSNSTVRDILNLAFKEEEKKREELRLLENKMKDLDGVELEKILKEYGELQEEFELIGGYNIEEKLSKITVGLGIDENIINSKFNTLSGGEKTTVLLGKILLESPDILLLDEPTNHLDMESIDWLENYISNYNGTVITISHDRYFLDKVVSKIVEISNKKANIFFGNYTYYSKEKERLFEEELKKFENQQKEIKSMEESIKRMKDWAARGDNENMFRRAFSMEKRLNKMEVLDKPSKESNIRLNFEIKDRSGKEVLNIRDISKSYGNKLLFQDLNMNIKFKDKVSIIGKNGTGKTTIIKMILGKEKQDKGEIKIGSNVKIGYLEQNITFKDENKNILDTFRYDFLFSEEEARRILAKFLFYGEDVFKKVKDLSGGERARLRLCQLMHKEINTLILDEPTNHLDILSREMLEDTLMEFKGTLIFISHDRYFINKLANIIYELSDKRFKQFLGNYDYYIEKKTEEKTRVENIEIKEKKNFSKK; translated from the coding sequence ATGATAGAAATATCTTTAAATAATATAGAGAAAAACTTTGGAATAAAAAACGTTCTAAAGGATTTGGATTTACAGATAAATAAAGGGGAAAAAATAGGAGTTGTAGGAGAAAATGGTTCAGGAAAAACAACTATATTTAAAATAATTTCAGGCTATGAATTCATTGACAAGGGAACGGTTTTTATTAGTAAAAATAGCAGAGTAGGATACTTAGAGCAGGTACCTAATTATTCATCAAATAGTACAGTAAGAGATATTTTAAATTTAGCCTTCAAAGAAGAAGAGAAAAAAAGAGAAGAACTTAGGCTACTGGAAAATAAAATGAAGGACTTAGATGGAGTAGAATTAGAAAAAATTCTTAAAGAATATGGAGAATTACAGGAGGAATTTGAATTAATAGGCGGCTATAATATAGAAGAAAAGTTAAGTAAAATAACAGTTGGTCTTGGAATAGACGAAAATATTATAAATTCAAAATTTAATACTTTAAGTGGAGGGGAAAAAACTACAGTATTACTTGGGAAAATATTATTAGAGTCTCCGGATATTTTATTATTAGATGAGCCAACAAATCATTTGGATATGGAGTCAATAGATTGGTTGGAAAACTATATTTCCAATTATAATGGAACTGTCATTACAATATCCCATGACAGATATTTTCTCGACAAGGTTGTTTCAAAAATAGTAGAAATATCCAACAAAAAAGCAAATATATTCTTCGGAAATTATACCTATTACTCAAAGGAAAAAGAAAGACTTTTTGAAGAGGAATTAAAGAAATTTGAAAATCAACAAAAAGAAATAAAATCCATGGAGGAATCCATAAAAAGAATGAAGGATTGGGCAGCTAGGGGAGACAATGAAAATATGTTTCGTAGAGCTTTTAGTATGGAAAAAAGGCTTAACAAAATGGAAGTTCTAGACAAACCTTCAAAGGAAAGCAATATAAGGTTAAATTTCGAAATTAAGGATAGGTCAGGAAAGGAAGTTTTAAATATTAGGGATATTTCTAAAAGCTATGGGAACAAGCTTCTTTTTCAAGATTTGAATATGAATATTAAATTTAAGGACAAGGTGTCCATAATAGGGAAAAATGGCACTGGTAAAACTACTATAATAAAAATGATTCTAGGTAAAGAAAAACAGGATAAGGGAGAAATCAAAATAGGTTCCAATGTTAAAATAGGTTATTTAGAACAAAATATTACATTTAAAGATGAAAACAAAAATATTTTAGATACCTTTAGATATGATTTCTTATTTTCAGAAGAAGAGGCTAGGAGAATTTTAGCTAAATTTTTATTTTATGGAGAAGATGTTTTCAAAAAGGTTAAAGATCTTTCAGGAGGAGAAAGGGCAAGACTTAGACTTTGTCAATTAATGCATAAGGAAATAAATACACTAATATTAGATGAGCCAACAAATCATTTAGATATTTTGAGCCGAGAGATGTTAGAGGATACTTTAATGGAATTTAAGGGAACTTTAATTTTTATTTCCCATGACAGATACTTTATAAATAAACTAGCCAATATAATTTATGAGCTATCAGATAAAAGATTTAAGCAATTTCTAGGAAATTATGATTATTATATTGAAAAAAAGACAGAAGAAAAAACAAGAGTAGAAAACATTGAAATAAAAGAAAAGAAAAATTTTTCTAAAAAATAA
- a CDS encoding LysR family transcriptional regulator, translating to MDLKQCIIFREVSKTENFTQAANNLYITQSAVSHSMKKLEEEAETKLFERLHKSVKLTKTGEIFLEEILPILESVERLESRMKILEQDTPLHIACCITFSQKKLPELIKKFNILYPNTKVIVKIQKAESSLELLRQGKVDLAFIEGNILVDNFEVRQISSYKLIAISSNDYYRKGKISIEELIKKDLLLREKGSSVRDEFDAALSLKGYRVNPVWESVNTDSLVEGVKNDLGISILPKILLSNELEKGHIKEIEIEDFEIFNNISLVLNKNKYKTDSLNKFLELVDLDR from the coding sequence ATGGATTTAAAACAATGTATTATTTTTAGGGAAGTATCTAAAACTGAAAACTTCACACAAGCAGCTAATAATTTATATATAACTCAGTCAGCTGTTTCTCATTCTATGAAAAAACTAGAAGAAGAGGCCGAGACAAAACTTTTTGAAAGACTACACAAATCTGTAAAATTAACTAAAACCGGAGAAATATTTTTGGAGGAAATATTACCTATATTAGAAAGTGTAGAAAGATTAGAGTCCAGGATGAAAATATTAGAACAGGATACTCCATTACATATAGCTTGTTGTATAACTTTTTCTCAGAAAAAATTGCCTGAGTTAATTAAAAAGTTTAATATTTTATATCCTAACACAAAGGTAATTGTAAAAATACAAAAGGCAGAGTCTTCACTGGAATTATTAAGGCAGGGAAAAGTGGATTTAGCATTTATAGAAGGAAATATATTAGTAGATAATTTTGAAGTAAGACAAATATCATCCTATAAATTAATAGCCATTAGCTCAAATGATTACTATAGGAAGGGTAAAATCTCAATAGAAGAATTAATTAAAAAGGATTTACTATTAAGGGAAAAGGGGAGTTCTGTTAGGGATGAATTTGATGCAGCCCTTTCATTAAAAGGCTATAGGGTAAATCCGGTATGGGAATCTGTAAATACAGATTCATTAGTTGAAGGAGTAAAAAATGATCTAGGAATTTCTATTTTACCTAAAATTTTACTTTCAAATGAGTTGGAAAAAGGTCATATTAAGGAAATAGAAATAGAGGATTTTGAAATATTCAACAATATAAGTCTTGTATTAAATAAAAATAAATATAAAACGGATTCATTAAATAAATTTTTAGAATTAGTAGATTTAGATAGGTAA
- a CDS encoding chromate transporter, with protein MKKNLKLYLWLLYVNLFISSFTFGGGYVVVPMIKKYFVEDKNLISEDELMEMAAIAQSSPGSIAVNLSILAGKKVAGVPGIIITLISCIIPPVIILGLISKWYVAFSNNIYINAALKGMQACVIALIIDLVIDMYKSIIKENSRLLKILAPLSFVASAFFNINVILVLVSSCLVSFFTLFFKMKKGVKVNDF; from the coding sequence ATGAAAAAAAATTTAAAACTTTATCTATGGCTTCTATATGTTAACCTCTTTATTAGCTCCTTTACCTTCGGAGGAGGATATGTAGTAGTTCCAATGATTAAAAAGTATTTTGTGGAAGATAAAAATTTAATATCTGAAGATGAATTAATGGAAATGGCCGCTATTGCTCAATCATCCCCCGGCTCTATTGCTGTGAATTTAAGTATTTTAGCTGGAAAAAAAGTTGCCGGAGTTCCCGGAATAATAATAACCCTTATTAGTTGTATTATTCCTCCTGTAATAATTTTAGGATTAATTTCAAAATGGTATGTAGCTTTTTCAAATAATATTTATATTAATGCTGCACTTAAGGGAATGCAAGCTTGTGTTATAGCCTTAATAATAGATTTAGTAATAGATATGTATAAATCCATTATTAAAGAAAACTCTAGACTATTAAAAATATTAGCACCCTTGTCTTTTGTAGCTTCAGCATTTTTTAATATTAACGTAATTTTAGTATTGGTTTCAAGCTGTCTTGTTAGCTTTTTTACCTTATTTTTCAAAATGAAGAAGGGGGTAAAAGTTAATGATTTTTAA